Proteins from a genomic interval of Brevinematia bacterium:
- a CDS encoding SpoIVB peptidase S55 domain-containing protein, translating to MKMKCRTLLAVITLLLNSNISFSTNFLLLSEIREGQKGVGITRWNDDKIKEFEIEIVSILKSTPKSGVIIARINDEEIRNTGVVAGMSGSPVYVNNKIIGAISFTWTFLKEPMVGITPLEEMIPLEKYAMNEIFLPSSIKYTTPILASGISKTTKEILESKLSKWNVLLVESFSSFTTKEKDRNSSIFRPGDGIGINLVSGDIELTVIGTVTYIESNKVFGLGHPAFLIGKTSIPISTVETVAIVPRQNLSFKIAVPREIVGSLEFDGGSGVFCVLGKKAPLVKATVNVDRKNLYTYYLAKDNNLLPILLSAVVNESILRTKALGGEGNVELKCSLSFKFEGLDKEFALDFKDIVPVYQLGQGYAISLSDVNSILEFLMYNPLFKVDINRIHIDVETKPLDVGFIAFVIPSKVTVSPGEELKISVGIKKLRGDIILREFKVKIPTWVASGTKITIGAVNKALRSIQKINSYPEAITFDTYEKLYNFISEDLRVEKLVLYLEIPSASYASGGYVYELLPNYLSTAFALTPRSKNLIPFIVEEEITEEFPIGGISSTSVFVK from the coding sequence ATGAAGATGAAATGCAGAACTTTACTAGCGGTTATAACCTTACTGCTAAACAGCAATATTTCCTTTTCCACCAACTTTTTACTATTGAGTGAGATCAGAGAAGGTCAAAAAGGAGTAGGTATCACCAGATGGAATGATGACAAAATCAAGGAATTTGAAATTGAAATTGTAAGTATCTTAAAGAGCACTCCTAAGTCGGGAGTGATAATTGCCAGAATAAATGATGAAGAGATAAGAAACACGGGTGTTGTTGCTGGAATGAGTGGAAGTCCGGTTTATGTTAACAACAAGATAATTGGAGCTATTTCCTTCACTTGGACATTCCTCAAAGAACCAATGGTAGGCATAACCCCACTAGAAGAAATGATTCCTCTTGAAAAGTATGCAATGAATGAAATCTTTCTACCCAGCAGTATCAAATACACTACCCCCATACTTGCAAGTGGTATTTCCAAGACCACAAAGGAAATACTTGAGTCCAAGCTGAGCAAGTGGAATGTTCTACTTGTAGAGTCATTCTCCTCGTTTACTACCAAAGAGAAGGATAGAAACTCCTCAATCTTTAGACCTGGTGATGGAATAGGTATAAACTTAGTCAGCGGAGATATTGAACTTACTGTTATCGGAACAGTAACCTACATTGAGAGCAATAAAGTTTTCGGCCTAGGACACCCTGCATTTCTTATTGGCAAAACCTCAATACCCATATCCACAGTGGAGACAGTAGCAATTGTCCCAAGACAGAATTTATCTTTTAAAATAGCCGTGCCCAGAGAGATTGTAGGAAGCCTAGAGTTTGACGGAGGGAGCGGAGTATTCTGCGTATTAGGCAAAAAAGCTCCATTAGTCAAAGCAACAGTAAACGTTGACAGAAAAAACCTCTACACTTACTATCTCGCTAAAGACAACAATCTCCTTCCCATCCTTCTATCCGCTGTCGTAAACGAATCTATCCTGAGAACCAAGGCACTTGGAGGAGAAGGAAATGTTGAACTTAAATGCTCACTCTCCTTCAAATTTGAAGGCTTGGACAAAGAGTTCGCTTTAGATTTCAAGGACATAGTGCCCGTCTATCAGTTAGGCCAGGGTTATGCTATCTCACTATCCGATGTAAACTCAATACTTGAATTTCTAATGTATAACCCTCTCTTTAAAGTTGACATAAACAGAATACACATTGATGTTGAAACGAAACCCCTAGATGTAGGATTTATTGCATTTGTGATACCCTCCAAAGTCACTGTCTCCCCTGGAGAAGAATTAAAGATCAGTGTAGGCATAAAAAAGCTTAGGGGAGATATAATACTTAGAGAATTCAAAGTAAAGATACCAACATGGGTAGCAAGCGGAACTAAAATCACAATAGGAGCAGTGAACAAAGCATTGAGAAGCATACAGAAAATAAACTCCTATCCTGAGGCAATAACCTTTGATACCTACGAGAAACTCTATAACTTTATCTCCGAAGATCTCAGAGTTGAGAAACTTGTGCTCTACCTAGAAATACCATCTGCTAGCTATGCAAGCGGAGGCTACGTTTACGAACTCCTCCCCAACTACCTCTCAACAGCCTTCGCTCTCACACCCAGGTCTAAGAATCTCATCCCCTTCATAGTAGAAGAGGAAATAACAGAAGAATTTCCAATAGGCGGAATATCATCAACCTCAGTATTCGTGAAATAA
- the mtnP gene encoding S-methyl-5'-thioadenosine phosphorylase, producing MEHRIEIGVIGGSGLYAFSSAKVIDEVEIDTPFGKPSDKITIVDVEGRKVAFLPRHGRGHIYPPTKIPMKANIWALKFLGVRKLIGVSAVGSLREELKPMEFVIPSQLIDFTRWRELTFFSTGLVGHVSMADPFCNELSRQIKEIASKHLPEIVIHTGKTYITIEGPQFSSRAESNLFRQWGADVIGMTASGEAKLAREAEMCYSLISMVTDYDCWYEGHEDVNAEMVMEYMRKNTDNILKLLPVIIKNINISKCSCEESAKFAIVTSKDRIPQEIKRALAIFYEKYWS from the coding sequence ATGGAGCATAGGATAGAAATAGGAGTGATAGGAGGTAGTGGCCTTTACGCATTTTCATCAGCTAAGGTAATTGATGAAGTAGAAATTGACACTCCATTTGGAAAACCCTCAGATAAAATAACCATTGTTGATGTTGAAGGTAGGAAAGTTGCTTTCTTACCAAGGCATGGCAGAGGACACATTTATCCTCCTACTAAAATACCAATGAAGGCAAATATATGGGCACTGAAGTTCTTGGGAGTTAGAAAGCTTATAGGGGTAAGCGCTGTTGGTAGCTTACGAGAAGAACTAAAACCAATGGAGTTTGTAATACCATCACAACTGATTGACTTTACAAGGTGGAGAGAACTTACCTTCTTTTCCACTGGACTTGTTGGTCATGTTTCAATGGCAGATCCTTTCTGCAACGAACTTTCAAGACAGATAAAGGAAATAGCTAGTAAACATCTTCCTGAGATTGTAATACACACAGGAAAAACCTACATAACCATAGAAGGTCCTCAGTTCTCAAGCAGAGCAGAGAGCAATTTGTTTAGACAATGGGGGGCAGACGTAATAGGTATGACTGCCTCAGGTGAAGCAAAACTCGCAAGAGAAGCTGAAATGTGCTACTCACTGATATCAATGGTCACAGACTACGATTGCTGGTATGAAGGACATGAAGACGTAAATGCGGAAATGGTTATGGAGTATATGAGAAAGAACACTGACAACATCCTCAAACTCCTACCAGTTATAATAAAGAATATCAATATTTCTAAATGCTCTTGTGAGGAATCCGCTAAGTTCGCAATCGTAACTTCAAAAGACAGGATACCACAAGAGATCAAAAGAGCTTTAGCTATTTTCTACGAAAAATATTGGAGCTAG
- a CDS encoding adenylate kinase translates to MTRLLILGAPGAGKGTQSKLISEKLGIPHISTGDILRSEISSGTPLGNKVKEYVESGKLVPDEIIADVLLEEIKKEKYKNGYILDGFPRNLNQVKIMEEKGIEIDKVIFIDTSEDEILRRVTGRRVCLNCGSVYNIYYNPPKEENKCNKCGSELSQRKDDSEEVVKSRLETFNKDTLPVVKYYESKKILLIVNGNKSFDDIKNEILSVLGV, encoded by the coding sequence ATGACGAGATTACTTATCTTAGGTGCACCAGGAGCTGGCAAAGGCACACAAAGTAAGTTAATCAGTGAAAAACTAGGTATACCCCACATCTCAACTGGTGACATATTAAGAAGTGAGATATCCTCCGGAACTCCCCTAGGAAACAAAGTCAAGGAATACGTTGAGAGTGGGAAACTAGTACCAGACGAAATAATAGCAGATGTCCTACTAGAAGAAATAAAAAAAGAGAAATACAAAAATGGATACATACTGGATGGCTTCCCAAGAAATCTAAACCAAGTGAAAATAATGGAAGAAAAAGGAATAGAAATTGATAAAGTCATCTTTATTGACACTTCCGAGGATGAGATCCTAAGAAGAGTAACCGGAAGAAGAGTATGCCTAAACTGCGGAAGCGTATACAACATCTACTACAATCCCCCAAAGGAAGAAAACAAATGCAACAAGTGCGGTAGCGAACTTTCACAGAGAAAGGACGATAGCGAGGAAGTTGTAAAATCTAGGCTTGAAACATTTAACAAAGATACACTGCCGGTCGTGAAATATTACGAAAGTAAAAAGATTCTGCTTATAGTTAACGGAAATAAAAGCTTTGACGATATAAAAAATGAAATACTTTCTGTACTTGGGGTGTAG
- the infA gene encoding translation initiation factor IF-1 — protein sequence MAKDDVLKFEGVVVKQLPNSIFKVKLDNGKEVIAHPSGKIRLNSIKIIEGDRVIIEFSPYDLTKGRIVYRYK from the coding sequence ATGGCTAAAGACGATGTTTTGAAGTTTGAAGGAGTAGTTGTAAAGCAACTGCCTAACTCAATATTTAAGGTTAAGCTTGATAACGGAAAAGAAGTCATAGCCCACCCTTCGGGCAAAATAAGGCTTAACTCAATAAAGATAATTGAAGGAGATAGAGTGATAATAGAATTCTCACCATACGATTTGACAAAGGGCAGAATAGTCTACAGGTATAAATAA
- a CDS encoding tRNA (adenine-N1)-methyltransferase: MIDEGEIVYLYNSDRAKYPISYKKGYYFQCHLGKIVLPEKLNWGDVLETNKGHKFFVLKPSIEDLVLNVKRKTNIMYPKDIGYILMNSTIKDGSKVLEVGTGSGAMTSVLAIIVGPNGKVFSFDKNEEHLENARKNIERYGLQDRVVLQLRDVASEGFGVENADCVIVDLPEPWNIIPHAKKSLKPGSSISIVVPTVEQVQATFKSLKEHNFTRIKCVEILEREIYLREGITRPRERMVSHTVYIILAYNTII; the protein is encoded by the coding sequence ATGATTGATGAAGGAGAGATAGTATACCTCTATAACTCGGATAGAGCAAAGTACCCAATATCCTACAAAAAAGGCTATTACTTTCAGTGTCACTTAGGTAAAATTGTCTTACCCGAGAAATTAAACTGGGGGGATGTCTTAGAAACAAACAAAGGACACAAGTTTTTTGTCCTGAAACCATCCATAGAGGACCTAGTTCTCAATGTCAAAAGAAAAACAAACATAATGTATCCTAAAGATATTGGATACATTTTAATGAACTCAACGATAAAGGATGGAAGCAAAGTTTTGGAAGTAGGCACTGGTTCAGGAGCTATGACATCCGTATTAGCTATAATAGTTGGACCTAATGGCAAAGTTTTTTCGTTTGACAAAAACGAAGAACACCTTGAAAACGCTAGGAAAAACATTGAAAGATACGGACTACAAGATAGAGTTGTCCTGCAACTAAGAGACGTTGCTTCCGAAGGATTTGGAGTTGAAAACGCAGATTGCGTAATAGTTGACCTACCAGAACCGTGGAACATCATACCACACGCAAAAAAATCCTTAAAGCCAGGATCATCAATATCAATAGTAGTTCCTACCGTAGAACAGGTGCAAGCAACATTTAAATCACTAAAAGAACACAATTTCACCAGAATAAAGTGTGTAGAAATACTAGAAAGGGAAATCTACCTAAGAGAAGGCATAACACGCCCTAGGGAGAGAATGGTCTCACATACAGTGTATATCATACTTGCATACAATACCATAATTTAG
- the queC gene encoding 7-cyano-7-deazaguanine synthase QueC, with translation MDDRAVVLHSGGLDSTTALFWARDRFSKVFALNVVYGQKHDVEVFLSRKLCDEFDFERIEIDITGLKFLFSSSSLVGNFGIIEDDYPSSGVISTYVPMRNTLLGVIAGIVCEMKDITNIVFGVHASDSPNYPDTRPEWASALEVVLNTGSKFAFDRKRVVVHTPFVSLAKRDIVLLAKRLGVPFELTWSCYSPRYLGNVVKPCMECPSCRARKKAFEEAQVQDTLGQVEM, from the coding sequence ATGGATGACAGAGCGGTGGTTTTACATTCTGGGGGTTTAGACAGTACTACTGCGTTGTTTTGGGCTAGAGATAGGTTTAGTAAGGTTTTTGCTCTTAATGTAGTATACGGACAGAAGCATGATGTTGAGGTCTTTCTTTCAAGAAAGCTGTGTGATGAGTTTGATTTTGAGAGGATAGAGATAGACATAACTGGGCTGAAGTTTTTGTTTTCTTCCTCTTCTTTAGTCGGAAACTTTGGTATCATTGAGGATGATTATCCTAGTAGTGGGGTAATTTCTACTTATGTTCCGATGAGGAATACACTCTTGGGGGTTATAGCGGGAATTGTGTGTGAGATGAAGGATATTACCAACATAGTTTTTGGCGTTCATGCTAGTGATTCTCCTAACTATCCTGATACTCGTCCGGAATGGGCATCTGCTCTTGAGGTAGTTCTTAATACTGGCTCCAAGTTTGCTTTTGATAGGAAGAGAGTGGTTGTTCATACTCCTTTTGTTAGTCTTGCAAAGAGGGATATTGTTTTGCTTGCTAAAAGGTTGGGAGTGCCTTTTGAGCTTACCTGGAGTTGTTATTCTCCTAGGTATCTTGGTAATGTTGTAAAGCCTTGTATGGAATGTCCGTCTTGTAGGGCTAGGAAAAAGGCTTTTGAGGAAGCTCAAGTGCAAGATACTCTTGGACAAGTTGAGATGTGA
- a CDS encoding sigma-54 dependent transcriptional regulator, translating to MAKETILVIDDEEKIREGLKTIFELEGYNVITSSDGEDGIRKINTEKVDLVILDLKMPNITGYEFLKIVSKTDPFLPIIILTAYGSVEEAVNLTKQGAFDYFIKPPDVDKLLISVGKALDIRKSLLEKNKEKATLPKNALDAIIGESEEIKQIKDLVRRVAGTDATVLITGESGTGKELIANAIHALSPRRDGPFVKVNCGSIPETLLEAELFGHEKGAFTGAITRRKGRFELANGGTIFLDEIGEVSPKLQVALLRVLQEKEFQRVGGEEDIKVDVRVIVATNKNLEEEVRKNNFREDLYYRINIITIHIPPLRQRKTDIPILATHFLKMYSETYKKSVRTLSKDLLDILISYSWPGNVRELQNFIESAVIMCNKDELTPECIPTHYKAKLLSPKIVSIPEYPQKQTLLNPKKPIIVVEVGKTLEEIERNVIEETLKFTNYNKSKTARILGITRKTLLMKIEKFGLNRRDNSL from the coding sequence ATGGCTAAAGAGACGATTCTTGTCATAGACGATGAGGAGAAGATAAGGGAAGGGTTAAAAACAATATTTGAGCTAGAGGGTTATAATGTAATAACTTCAAGCGATGGCGAGGATGGGATAAGGAAGATAAACACTGAAAAAGTTGACCTAGTAATCCTTGACTTAAAGATGCCTAATATCACTGGTTACGAATTCCTAAAAATTGTTTCAAAAACAGATCCATTTTTACCAATCATAATCCTTACAGCTTATGGATCGGTAGAAGAGGCGGTAAATTTGACAAAACAAGGAGCTTTTGACTACTTTATAAAGCCACCTGATGTTGATAAACTTCTAATTTCCGTAGGCAAAGCTCTTGACATAAGGAAAAGCCTTTTAGAGAAAAACAAAGAGAAGGCAACATTACCAAAAAACGCACTTGATGCAATAATAGGGGAGAGTGAAGAAATAAAGCAAATAAAGGACTTAGTTAGGCGAGTAGCAGGGACTGACGCAACTGTTCTTATAACAGGTGAATCTGGAACAGGAAAGGAACTGATAGCAAACGCTATCCACGCACTAAGTCCTAGAAGAGATGGACCTTTTGTGAAAGTAAATTGCGGGAGTATCCCCGAGACTTTGCTTGAAGCTGAACTTTTCGGACATGAAAAAGGTGCATTTACCGGAGCAATAACCCGCAGAAAAGGAAGATTTGAACTTGCTAACGGTGGAACAATATTTCTTGATGAAATAGGAGAGGTATCTCCCAAACTGCAAGTCGCTCTACTCAGGGTGCTTCAGGAAAAGGAATTTCAGAGAGTTGGTGGAGAAGAAGACATAAAGGTTGATGTAAGAGTCATAGTAGCAACGAACAAGAATCTTGAAGAAGAGGTGAGAAAGAATAACTTTAGAGAAGACTTATACTACAGAATAAATATCATAACCATACACATACCGCCACTTAGACAAAGAAAAACTGACATACCTATACTTGCAACCCACTTCCTGAAGATGTACTCAGAAACCTATAAGAAAAGCGTAAGAACACTATCAAAGGATCTACTTGACATTCTCATCTCCTACTCTTGGCCCGGCAACGTAAGAGAATTGCAAAATTTCATTGAAAGTGCGGTAATAATGTGTAACAAAGACGAACTTACCCCCGAGTGTATACCAACACACTACAAAGCTAAACTTCTATCTCCAAAGATAGTTAGTATACCGGAATACCCACAGAAACAAACTCTCCTCAATCCAAAGAAACCAATAATTGTAGTAGAGGTTGGGAAAACACTTGAAGAGATTGAAAGAAATGTAATAGAAGAAACTCTGAAATTCACAAACTACAATAAATCAAAAACTGCAAGAATTTTAGGAATAACTAGAAAAACACTACTAATGAAAATAGAGAAATTTGGCCTAAATAGAAGGGATAATAGCCTTTAG
- a CDS encoding restriction endonuclease, with amino-acid sequence MEILIALQIALILAVVAYMVFAGMYKNQYKIVEELKSKGRYEEALKRLLKMFQKSRDDIRVIYELGEVNRLLKNNLEAIGYYLKLLEKDVFPPVTTKGDVLKNVGLLFLEEKKIREAFYYLYYASYFLPADKDVNYYLFRILFSEENFRLAETFGQRVLPFYSKEADFLTDFALTKLELGKYGDAIELLEKALHSKSFKTRVILAFTLLKLGGYKRAIDLVSILKTEEGIPDAVMCIVYKIIIYSNLYLKGFNEAINYWDQFLTFAVSKNLERVIKEIGFGIFMTYLYFSRYEDAKAMLSTLREYEISEAVINSVSPFIDGAIESVRLKKEMKSYDLKPIREIENYVNSWLNSSLRVEEIREAFYPKKKEGERLNVPEIIKEVQSQLELHVSKVDGILKTAGQGLSVEEEEDVCNMFVERLDSQTFLTICDELVKALGFNINQKLLTEVFVESEGVDYICTRHKEPEKYYVAIRRWGTNEIGKIAVVDINQKSIENNCDKVLIISSAPLTEEARDFVEKNSRIEFKTCKEVAGILKAIIPSI; translated from the coding sequence ATGGAGATACTTATAGCATTGCAGATAGCTTTAATCTTAGCCGTTGTTGCTTATATGGTGTTTGCTGGAATGTATAAAAATCAATACAAAATAGTTGAGGAGTTAAAAAGTAAGGGAAGGTATGAGGAGGCTTTGAAGAGACTGTTGAAGATGTTTCAGAAAAGCCGTGATGACATTAGAGTTATATATGAATTAGGAGAGGTTAATAGGCTACTTAAGAATAATCTTGAGGCGATAGGGTATTATCTCAAGCTTTTGGAGAAGGATGTATTTCCTCCTGTAACAACTAAAGGAGATGTTCTTAAGAATGTTGGGTTGCTTTTCCTTGAAGAGAAAAAAATTAGAGAAGCTTTTTACTATCTTTATTATGCTTCTTATTTTCTTCCCGCTGATAAGGATGTGAACTATTACTTATTTAGAATTTTGTTTAGTGAGGAAAATTTTAGACTAGCGGAGACTTTTGGTCAGAGAGTTTTACCATTTTATTCAAAGGAGGCTGATTTTCTTACAGACTTTGCTTTAACAAAGCTTGAGTTGGGAAAATACGGTGATGCTATTGAACTATTGGAGAAGGCGCTTCACTCTAAAAGTTTTAAGACGAGAGTTATTTTGGCATTCACTTTACTTAAGCTTGGTGGTTACAAAAGGGCTATAGATCTAGTCTCTATTCTGAAAACTGAGGAAGGGATACCTGATGCTGTGATGTGTATAGTTTACAAAATAATTATTTACTCTAACTTGTATCTCAAGGGTTTTAATGAAGCTATAAACTATTGGGATCAGTTTTTGACTTTTGCAGTTTCAAAGAATCTGGAAAGGGTTATAAAGGAAATAGGGTTTGGTATATTCATGACATATCTATACTTTTCTAGGTATGAGGATGCTAAGGCTATGTTGTCTACTTTGAGAGAATATGAGATAAGTGAAGCGGTTATAAATTCGGTATCTCCTTTCATAGATGGTGCGATAGAGAGTGTAAGATTGAAGAAGGAGATGAAGAGCTATGATCTAAAACCAATAAGGGAGATTGAAAACTATGTAAATTCTTGGTTGAACTCCTCGTTGAGAGTAGAGGAGATAAGAGAGGCTTTCTATCCAAAGAAGAAGGAAGGTGAGAGGTTGAATGTTCCAGAGATAATCAAGGAGGTTCAGAGTCAACTAGAGCTACACGTTTCCAAGGTGGATGGGATCCTGAAGACAGCTGGGCAGGGACTTTCTGTTGAAGAAGAAGAGGATGTTTGTAATATGTTTGTTGAAAGACTTGATTCTCAAACGTTTTTGACTATATGTGATGAGCTTGTCAAGGCTTTAGGGTTTAATATAAACCAAAAACTTCTGACAGAGGTGTTTGTGGAGTCTGAAGGAGTAGACTACATTTGCACTAGACATAAGGAGCCGGAAAAGTATTATGTTGCCATAAGAAGGTGGGGGACAAACGAGATAGGAAAGATAGCGGTTGTGGATATAAACCAAAAGTCTATAGAAAATAATTGTGATAAGGTTTTAATAATATCATCTGCGCCACTTACGGAGGAGGCACGTGACTTCGTTGAGAAAAATTCAAGAATTGAATTTAAAACTTGCAAAGAGGTTGCTGGTATCCTAAAGGCTATTATCCCTTCTATTTAG
- the rfbA gene encoding glucose-1-phosphate thymidylyltransferase RfbA has protein sequence MRKGIILAGGSGTRLYPVTKAVSKQLLPVYDKPMIYYPFSTLLLAGIKDILIISNPEFIDLYKRLFGDGKFIGVNIEYKVQEKPRGIAEAFIIGEDFIRGSKVCLILGDNIFFGQGFTAMLERANSTEGACIFGYYVKDPRSYGVVEIDKDGKPISIEEKPLKPKSNYAVTGLYFYDEEVVSIAKSLKPSSRGELEITDVNRIYLEKNKLNVILFGRGFAWFDAGTHDGLLEASNFIETIQKRQLLYVGCIEEIAFRKGFITREQLLKLGKELEKTDYGKYLIDIAELAK, from the coding sequence ATGAGGAAAGGAATAATACTTGCTGGAGGTAGCGGAACCAGGCTCTATCCCGTAACAAAAGCTGTCAGTAAACAGCTCTTACCGGTTTACGATAAACCAATGATATACTACCCTTTCTCAACTCTACTACTTGCAGGAATAAAAGATATACTTATAATCTCCAACCCTGAGTTTATAGATCTTTACAAAAGATTATTCGGTGACGGTAAATTCATTGGTGTAAATATTGAGTATAAAGTCCAAGAAAAGCCTAGAGGTATAGCTGAAGCTTTTATAATTGGCGAAGATTTCATAAGGGGAAGCAAGGTTTGCTTAATACTAGGAGATAACATATTTTTTGGACAAGGATTTACCGCTATGCTTGAGAGAGCAAACTCTACCGAAGGGGCATGCATATTCGGCTACTACGTCAAGGACCCGAGAAGCTACGGAGTTGTAGAGATTGACAAAGATGGAAAACCCATTTCCATTGAAGAAAAGCCACTTAAGCCAAAATCCAATTATGCCGTTACCGGACTCTACTTCTACGACGAAGAGGTTGTAAGCATTGCAAAGTCACTAAAGCCCTCTTCTAGGGGTGAACTGGAGATTACAGATGTTAACAGAATATACCTTGAGAAAAACAAACTAAATGTGATTCTTTTCGGCAGAGGTTTTGCATGGTTTGATGCAGGAACACACGATGGACTCCTTGAAGCATCAAATTTCATAGAAACCATCCAAAAAAGACAATTGCTCTATGTCGGGTGTATTGAAGAGATTGCTTTCAGAAAAGGGTTTATCACAAGAGAACAACTTCTAAAGCTAGGAAAAGAACTTGAAAAAACTGACTACGGGAAATACCTCATAGACATCGCAGAATTGGCGAAATAG
- the argF gene encoding ornithine carbamoyltransferase translates to MKKDFLSSKDINLQEIERLFLLSSKLKKNRSRFNSALSGKTILLIFDKPSTRTKVSFFVGISELGGVPLSIQSSELQIGRGETIEDTAKVFSRYAHGIVIRTFEQEKVEKLAKNFKYPVINALTNYEHPCQALADVFTIYEKLKKFDIKLTYLGDFNNVARSLFLMLSTLRTRELCFSGPAEFFDKNLEAEISVLSKGATKFYVELDPKKAVYGADIIYTDVWVSMGFEEQEKERETLMSPYQVNKELMSHTGKKTLFMHCLPAKRGKEVTDEVMDSDISIVFDQAENRLHTQKALLIMLYEKLRI, encoded by the coding sequence ATGAAGAAAGATTTCCTTTCTTCCAAAGACATAAACCTTCAAGAGATTGAAAGGCTCTTTTTGTTATCCTCCAAGTTAAAAAAAAACCGTTCTAGATTCAACTCAGCGCTATCGGGAAAAACAATCCTACTGATTTTTGACAAACCTTCTACGAGAACGAAAGTATCCTTTTTTGTCGGAATAAGTGAACTTGGTGGAGTTCCACTGTCTATCCAATCCTCTGAACTTCAGATAGGTAGAGGTGAAACTATTGAAGATACCGCTAAAGTTTTCTCAAGGTATGCCCACGGAATAGTAATAAGAACATTTGAACAGGAAAAGGTTGAAAAACTGGCAAAGAACTTTAAATATCCTGTTATAAATGCCTTGACAAATTACGAGCACCCATGCCAAGCCCTAGCCGATGTTTTCACAATATACGAGAAACTAAAAAAATTTGACATAAAACTTACGTATCTCGGAGATTTCAACAATGTAGCAAGGTCACTATTTCTTATGCTCTCAACTCTAAGAACAAGGGAACTCTGCTTTTCAGGTCCTGCTGAATTTTTTGACAAAAATCTTGAAGCTGAAATTAGTGTTTTATCAAAAGGTGCTACAAAGTTCTACGTTGAACTTGATCCAAAAAAAGCAGTGTATGGAGCAGACATAATTTACACGGACGTATGGGTAAGCATGGGATTTGAGGAGCAGGAGAAGGAAAGAGAAACCCTTATGAGCCCATATCAGGTTAACAAAGAACTTATGTCACACACTGGGAAAAAGACATTGTTTATGCACTGTCTACCCGCTAAAAGAGGCAAAGAAGTAACGGATGAAGTTATGGACTCCGATATATCAATAGTTTTCGACCAAGCAGAAAACAGACTACACACCCAGAAAGCCCTGCTAATAATGCTTTACGAAAAACTCAGAATCTAA
- a CDS encoding carboxypeptidase, whose amino-acid sequence TAFIVTSMMRDVVIRGTGALVRSVGFYGDAAGKTGTTSYWRDAWFIGFTGSGLVTAIWFGFDKSTVSMGRGVVGGTVAAPVFGEYMREVYRKITAPPIPSPSMSGIVTVEICQESGKIASPLCTNTRSEFFIVGTEPVEECNVHLKEYVRSSESERAFEFDSKPESEKVLKDDFSDFREDLLRF is encoded by the coding sequence AAACAGCTTTCATTGTGACATCAATGATGAGAGATGTTGTGATTAGAGGGACTGGAGCCTTAGTAAGGAGTGTAGGGTTTTATGGAGATGCGGCTGGTAAGACTGGTACTACGTCTTACTGGCGAGATGCGTGGTTTATAGGATTTACTGGAAGTGGGTTGGTTACTGCGATATGGTTTGGTTTTGATAAATCAACAGTCTCAATGGGTAGAGGAGTAGTAGGTGGGACAGTTGCTGCTCCTGTGTTTGGCGAGTATATGAGAGAAGTCTACAGAAAAATAACTGCTCCTCCAATACCATCTCCTTCAATGTCAGGTATAGTAACAGTTGAAATATGCCAAGAATCGGGAAAAATTGCCTCACCTCTTTGTACAAATACTAGGTCTGAATTCTTTATAGTAGGCACAGAGCCGGTAGAGGAGTGTAACGTCCACCTTAAAGAGTATGTTAGGTCAAGTGAAAGTGAGCGAGCTTTTGAGTTTGACTCTAAGCCTGAGAGTGAGAAAGTGCTGAAGGATGATTTTTCTGACTTTAGGGAAGATCTTCTGAGGTTTTAG